The Rhodopseudomonas palustris genome window below encodes:
- the fliL gene encoding flagellar basal body-associated protein FliL, with product MADPEKPDEGAEGAEGAAPKSKKKLIIIAAAAGLLLIGGGGGAWFFMSKGHDAEKEHAEAAEKVKPPNFLEVPEIMVNLAGSPGERVQYLKAKIVLEVKDEKLIEQIKPTLPRITDLFQTYLRELRSGDLNGSVGMFRMKEELTRRVNVAIAPAQVTAVLFKEVLVQ from the coding sequence ATGGCGGACCCAGAAAAACCGGATGAAGGCGCAGAGGGCGCCGAAGGCGCCGCGCCGAAGAGCAAGAAGAAGCTCATCATCATCGCGGCCGCGGCCGGGCTGCTGCTGATCGGCGGTGGCGGCGGCGCGTGGTTCTTCATGTCCAAGGGCCACGACGCCGAGAAAGAACACGCCGAGGCCGCCGAGAAAGTGAAACCGCCGAATTTCCTCGAGGTGCCGGAGATCATGGTCAATCTCGCCGGTTCGCCGGGCGAGCGGGTGCAGTATCTCAAGGCCAAGATCGTGCTCGAGGTGAAGGACGAAAAGCTGATCGAACAGATCAAGCCGACGCTGCCGCGGATCACCGACCTGTTTCAGACGTATTTGCGCGAACTGCGCTCCGGCGACCTCAACGGTTCGGTCGGGATGTTCCGGATGAAGGAGGAACTGACCCGGCGCGTCAACGTCGCGATCGCCCCTGCGCAGGTGACCGCGGTGCTGTTCAAGGAAGTACTGGTGCAGTGA